The Pseudomonas sp. HOU2 DNA window CTTGTCGAACTTGTTGCTGCGGCTGAAGCCTTTCCAGTCGCGCTCGACGATGAACGCGGTGATGCCGTGCGGGCCTTTTTCCAGGTCGGTCTTGGCGTAGATCACGTAGGTGTTGGCGTCAGGGCCGTTGGTGATCCAGGTCTTGCTGCCGTTGAGCACGAAGCGGTCGCCGCGTTTGTCGGCGCGCAATTTCATCGAAACCACGTCGGAGCCGGCGTTCGGTTCGCTCATGGCGAGGGCGCCGACGTGTTCGCCGCTGATCAGTTTTGGCAGGTATTTGGATTTTTGTTCGTGGTTACCGTTGCGGTTGATCTGGTTGACGCAGAGGTTGGAGTGCGCGCCGTAGGACAGGGCCACCGAGGCCGAGCCACGGCTGATTTCTTCCATCGCCACCACGTGCGCCAAGTAACCCAGGCCCGCGCCACCGTACTCTTCCGGCACGGTGATGCCGAGCAGGCCCATGTCCCCGAATTTGCGCCACATGTCGGCCGGGAACAGGTTGTCGCGGTCGATCTGCGCGGCGCGTGGGGCGATCTGATCGGCGACGAAGGACTGAACCTGATCGCGCAGCATGTCGATGGTTTCACCGAGGGCGAAGTTCAGGGATGGATAGCTCATGGGTCACCTTTTGGCTTTTTTGTAGGTTGGGAGGGCGGTCGAACGGCTCTCACCTTTACGTTAACGTAAGCCTGCGGCGGTTGGCTGTCAATCACCCTTTACGTTAACGTCAACTTGGGTGAGAGTAGGGGCAGTTCAGGATTGAAAACGGACAGGCTTTTGTGGAAGTAGCCTTTGTGGTGAGGGGATGAATCCCCTCACCACAAAAGCCATCCGCAAAAAAGTGAGCTCCGGTAAACCCACTAATAAAGACAACAGGGGTCATCATGGATCAACCCAGTGCAAACCCGCAGCGCAGCTACACCCGTGGTTCCCAGGACAAAGCCTTGCTGGCGATGACCATCGGGCAAAAGTTCGACCAGA harbors:
- a CDS encoding isovaleryl-CoA dehydrogenase; translation: MSYPSLNFALGETIDMLRDQVQSFVADQIAPRAAQIDRDNLFPADMWRKFGDMGLLGITVPEEYGGAGLGYLAHVVAMEEISRGSASVALSYGAHSNLCVNQINRNGNHEQKSKYLPKLISGEHVGALAMSEPNAGSDVVSMKLRADKRGDRFVLNGSKTWITNGPDANTYVIYAKTDLEKGPHGITAFIVERDWKGFSRSNKFDKLGMRGSNTCELFFDDVEVPEENILGVLNGGVKVLMSGLDYERVVLSGGPTGIMQSCMDLIVPYIHDRKQFGQSIGEFQLIQGKVADMYTQLNASRAYLYAVAQACERGETTRKDAAGVILYTAERATQMALDAIQILGGNGYINEFPAGRLLRDAKLYEIGAGTSEIRRMLIGRELFNETR